The stretch of DNA CACTTTCGACAGATCTGCTGCTCCACGATCTCAACGAAGCGATAATGTGCAACCCCAGAAACGCGTACCAGAGGTATGCGGCCGCGACGAACTCCACCGAGAATACCCTGAATACATACATGGGAACGCTTCTTCCCGAGCACGGAAACGTAAGCTACTCGGGAGCGGGACTCCTTTCGCCCCTGATCAATGACCCAAAGCTGAAGATGATCGGAAGCGGGGTCCCGATATTTCTCTGCGGAGCAAAGGGAATGATCGTCGGGCAGGGAACTCAGTCCTCGCCCGGCACGCTCTTCGCAACCCTGATGACGACCGGAGACCTCAAGGAGATGTCCCCCAAGTACCTGCGGGCGGCTACATTCAAAAATTACGGGGTCTCGTGCTACATAGGTCTGGGTGTGCCGATCCCGGTGACCGACACCGAGATCGTGAGGAACACGGCGGTGCGGGATGAGGATATTACGACCAGTATCGTAGATTACGGTGTCCCGAGCAGGAACAGGCCGACAATAAAGACTGTAAGCTACGCGGAGCTGAAAAGCGGCAGCGTCGAGATCAACGGCGAGGAGATCAAAACCTCATCGCTCTCTTCGTTCAAGAAGGCACGCGAGATCGCAGGAGAGCTGAAGAGGTGGATCTCCTCCGGCCAGATGACGATGGTGCTTCCGACAAGGCCCTCGGATGCATCGCGGACAGTCAAACCGATGAAAGAGTCGAAACGGACCCCACGGGTTATGGAGATCATGGAGCGCAACATCACATGCATCTCAGAGGACGCCGATATCAAAACCGCAGCGAAGAAGCTCCTCCGG from Methanolacinia petrolearia DSM 11571 encodes:
- a CDS encoding homocysteine biosynthesis protein yields the protein MEKSIEEINRRILEGSAHIVTAEEMPGIVDELGEEGALKEVDVVTTGTFGAMCSSGAFFNFGHSDPPIRMERAWMNDVELYSGLAAVDAYLGATQESETQGSAYGGAHVIEDLISGKSVELRASSKGTDCYPRKTLSTDLLLHDLNEAIMCNPRNAYQRYAAATNSTENTLNTYMGTLLPEHGNVSYSGAGLLSPLINDPKLKMIGSGVPIFLCGAKGMIVGQGTQSSPGTLFATLMTTGDLKEMSPKYLRAATFKNYGVSCYIGLGVPIPVTDTEIVRNTAVRDEDITTSIVDYGVPSRNRPTIKTVSYAELKSGSVEINGEEIKTSSLSSFKKAREIAGELKRWISSGQMTMVLPTRPSDASRTVKPMKESKRTPRVMEIMERNITCISEDADIKTAAKKLLRGETNHLPVLNKENKVVGIVTTYDVSKAIIKENVNDSVSMVMSRSVITTTPEEAVDIAAMKLERNNISALPVIDPEGKLLGILTGTDLGKLLGRRWYK